Part of the Panicum virgatum strain AP13 chromosome 4N, P.virgatum_v5, whole genome shotgun sequence genome is shown below.
CTTTCAAAAAATGACCAATTTTATTTCCAATTTGGCGCCCAATATTCTCAGTTCTGAAACCGGTTGGCAGATCATAAACACGCACCCAAATAGATAGATCCTTGAATTTCACTGTCGATGGCTTTGTGATACCATCATACTCTTCTAATAAAACAGCATTCCCCCTAAATAGCCAAGGCCCATCATCTAGCACCTTTCTCCAATCCCCTAGACATGAGAATTGGAATACAAAAAGATTTTCATCTATGGCCTTAAAAATGACATCCTTTGCCAAACTCCAAGCATACTTCATATTGGCTAAGAAAGCTGCATGACTGAAAGGATTTGGAGACATAACCTTGGACATAACAGTCCAGCGAGCCTCAGCCTTTAACTCCTCTAGGTTCTCTTCCAACACAATGccttcatcctcatcctcacgTATCTTCAGGTGTTGAAGCAGGCTATCTAACTCGGGATCCATAGAATGCAAACTTGGGTTGTATTCAGCCATCTCCCCAAACTAATCAACAGACCGCTCACAAGTGCCCCCAAATCGCAACCAAGGCCGAGAAACAAACCCAATGTTTGCCctttaaaaaaaactcgaccggcgggggaaagaccgcccccacggcttTCAATTAAGAAGAGGCCAGTTGACCCCGGCCGAGAAAACCCCTTTAGCTAGCCCGAATCGCGATTGGGAGACCAGAGCAAGAATAAATCAGATTAGATTAGAAGGGGAGAATGAGAACTCACACTGGATTCAAGTGCGAGTACGAAGAACCCTAGGAATCGCCCAGGGGAAGTTTCTCGAGCCCTGCCCGACGAGCGTTGATGCAAATTTGGCTAGatgccgtcctcctcctcccgctgtAATGCTTTTTAGTTCAGTCTTCTCGCGGCCCAATAAATCACCATCTCCTAAAATAAAGCCCATCGATACACTGACCTCTACATAAATCTGCAGCCCACAAACGTataaacctttttttttgagatcgcTATAATAGAGTACAAGTTGTAGAATCTTAACACACATGTAGACACACACTGCACACACGCACTCACAGCTCCCTACAAGGGAACTAAGACCTACAACCTATCCTCCAGAGAAGCCAGTTCATGTGCAGCGCACGGTCGAAATAGAGCCACCTGTACCTGAAAGAAATTGGGGAAATACCCCGGTGAGAATCATGGGCGGGCCAGCGCTCGAACCCACGACCGGCCGCTCGTGCCACTCGAGCGTTAACCGACCGAGCTACCGCTCGTCCTCCCCACAAACGTATAAACCTGACCAGACTCCGCAACGGTCCCGAAGAGTCGCGTAAGTCAGAACGGGCTGTGCACACGACCCAATAAGAAAGTCAAGTGTAGTCTTGTTTCGAAAATCCCATTATAAGGAAAAAAATGGAGcaaattaaaatttaatttggatgcttTAATTCGAAGACAAAGGGTTTTTATTTTAAGACTTGTTTTGCAAGAGTCACAAAGTTTTGATTCCTTCGATATTGTAGCACACGCCGTCGCTCCATTACGTGACAGCAATTATTATATAGTTAGAGATGATAAAATCACCGCTTATTACGTGATGAGACGACGACCGTCGACCGAATAGCGTGGCAGGCTGTGGGTTGTAGCTCATGATGCGAAGTTCACGGTGTTGTTCAtgatttcttcctcctccttgaaCTGAGCTTCCTCCCGCGCAGTATGCCTTCTGGTCACCGGCGGCACATCGCAGCTCAAGACGCTCCTCCCAGCCGTTGTCACCCGGAAAATACTCCCTGGGCTCCTAAATAACTATCGCCATTGATGTGCATGCCATAAATTTGTGTTGATTTGTAGAAAATGCGTGCAAATATTTGTATCTCCATACAAATTTATTAAAACTAGATTTAAGGACAtttctaatgatactaattagataccataaatattaatattttataATACATATTTAGTCAAAGTTGTTTCTCAATAAACGAAAATGACATATATTTAGGGTACTGTCGTAATGTGCCGGATAAGGCACCTTGAAGCCTACGCCTCCTTCGCAACGCACCGGTTCTCTTCCACCATCTACGTCTGGTGCAACCCCGGCGCCTTCCAACTCGTCAAAAATAAATGGATACACCCTATATTCCTAATCAAGTAAATATCTGAATATGATCCGTCCATTTTGTGTTTGTATTCTAAAATATTTGAATTTATATTTAAGTTAAATATAATAATAAAAGTGATGTTCAAATCCAATTCCATCCGTATCTGATCCATTCTGTCCTGACCAATCTCCATTGTGAGCACACAATCTTAATGATGGCAGCAAGTGACATACAATTGGTTGTCAAATTTAGGAAATCAATCTGGGCTCCTATTTTATCCCCTATATATAATGGCTCTTTGGGTCCTTCACTGTACAAGTCTAGATACTTCACCTTGGTGATAGCTGAAGAAGACCTAAAGTCATTCTCATGCAAATTAAACGGCTAAACTGAAATTGGCACCCTTGTGTACAACCAGCAAGTTTCCTTTTGTGCATGGAGATTTGAGGAGCGAACAACACATCAACATGCATGCTCACAATTCTTTCTAATGCCACTTTATATCAAAGATTCAAAGAACAAAACATACTGGCATGCTGGAGCTCACAGCATGTAAGCAATTACAGCAAAGGCGAATGCAACGCTTGACAAGACGACCCTAATAATAGTCTTGGAAGCACAAGCTGCACAACCTCTCGTCCGCAACCTTCGGCGCACAACTCTCCGCTCCACCAGCACCGGGAGCAAAAATTGAGGGAGAAGACGAGAGGAGGACGAGTGCGAGGAAGGAGGGGTCCGACATGAGTCTTCACCCCGTCTCCCTCCCATCGCCTCCCTTCCTCTCCCCCCTTGCTCCGTCTCGGCCATGGCGTCGTTCCttgtgctcctcctcctcctcttcctctcggccacTGCTGCAgcggacgccgacgccgccgtcaacccgcgccgccgctccctcgccgcgcagACCAACAAAGGCACCATGGCGTCCCTGGCCACCGGGAACCCGATGGTGGTGGGGGTGATGAACGACCGCCTCAAGGCCCTCACCACCTCCTTCGCGCAGCAGATGGGCAGGGAGTTCCACTACTGCATCAAGAACATGTAACCATGCATCCAATCATCGTTCGTTTCCAAATAATTCTCAACGCTTTATTTTGCCTCCCTATATACCAGCTGTGGATTGATGCATGCTtgcaataaaaaataaaaatgcagGGACCAGGAGTGGAACACCGCCTACAATTTTTCCTCTGACCCCACGTTTCTGACCAACTGCATGAAGAAAACCGATGGTACATTTCAGTTCCCCTTCATTAAATTCGTTTTATTTTTGGAGTTCTAGGGAACACCCCTAAGAGCCGGTTTaaattaggccagtctcagttgGAGTTTCAAACCAAGTTTCTGAAAACAGCAGAACATGCTTATCTTTTTGCATGCCCATTTGGCTTGCAGCATCAAGATATGTATGAATAATCCGGCAAATTTTTAGCTTTTAACGTAGCAATGCAACTCTGGTTAAGTGAGTGATCACATGGCATTTGCATCCCCCTGACTCCACATTACATTAGGGTAATAGAGTACGTGTCACGAATTAGTATATTTGTCTTCCACTGTAAACTATATATCCATCAGATCAGGTTCTCACACATTGACCTATTGTCCATTCGTCCATGAACGGATTAACAGGAGACCTACCGCAGCGCGTGTGCACGGCCGCCGAGATGAAGTTCTACTTTGAGAGCTTCCTCGAGAGCAACGGGAGAAAGAACTACGTCAGGCCAAACAAGAACTGCAACCTCACTTCATGGATCGATGGCTGTGAGCCTGGATGGTCATGCAGTGCCGGCAAAGATCAGGAGGTCAACTTAAAAGATGCTGTCAACATCCCTTCCAGAACCCTCGATTGCAGCGGTTGCTGTGCTGGGTTCTTCTGCCCTCATGGCCTCACTTGCATGATACGTAAGTAAGCCCTGGCAGCCACGCACACCGTAGCTCACTCGCGTACCAATTTTCTGAGGTACAATTCCACCGTTACTCATCTGTTGTGCTGTGTGCTGTGTGCAGCATGCCCTTTGGGAGCATACTGTCCTGAGTCCACTTTGAACAAAACAAGTGGAGTCTGTGATCCGTAAGATCATCCTTTTCACAACTCCACTACTAAGCTCTGGATCAGAGCGCATTATTGTCCATTACTGATCGATGAACACTGCTTGGTGCAGGTATCACTATCAACCACCAGCAGGAAAGCCAAATCATACGTGTGGCGGTGCGGATAGATGGGCAGATGTTATTAGCACAGATGATGTTTTCTGTCCACCTGGTTACTACTGCCCAAGCACAATACAAAAGCTCGATTGTAGTAGTGGGTAATTCTATCTATCGAATGCCTCAATATTTATTTGGTCAACCGCCTAGCCCTAGACTAGTAATTTCTCTTAGTTGTTTAACGCGACATACGCGTATAGCTCAAAAGTTTAATATGCTTCACAATGCTAATGAATGTAAATTGCGCCTTTGCAGGTTTTATTGTAGGAAAGGCTCAACTTCACAAACCAGTAAGTTTAACATTTGTTCATATAGAAAATCTCTGATTGTTTCTTCAACTTTATTTCAATAAGGTTAATTCCTTGGTAAACGGAAAAGTTATCATGCATATAGGGGATGATTTTTCTTGTGCTGAtactgtaatttgtttttttttatagcCTTGCCTTGAAATGGCCTAACTATGCTACGTGATCACTTTATCTTCTTCTCATTTGCAGAATGCTTCAACAAAGGAAGCTGTAAACCAAATTCTGCAAATCAGGACATTACCATATTCGGTGCACTGCTTGTGGTAATATGATACGGTTCAACTGGAACCTCATTCAAGAGTGTGATATGTCTTCTAAACTAAAAAGAAGTTGGGTTAACATCTACCCTTTAATGATTCTGTAGGGCGCCCTGTGTTTTTTACTGCTGATCATTTACAACTTCTCCGGACAACTTCTGATGAACCGGGAGAAAAAGCAAGCAAAATCTAGGGAGGCTGCCGTAAGACATGCTAGAGAGACAGCAGCAGCTCGTGAGAGATGGAAAACAGCTAAAGATGTCGCCAAGAAACACGCTGCAGGCCTGCAGTCATCACTGTCCCGCACATTCTCACGCAAGAAAACTCTGAGGTCGCATGAATCGTCCAAAGGAGGTATGCCTTCATCTGAATCCACTGATGGGCCATCGACCGAGCCAGGAGGAAAGAAGGAAAGCCTCACTGAAATGGTGCGTTCACTCGACGAGAACCCCGAGAAGGGCGAAGGTTTCCATGTGCAAATAGGAGAGAAAAAGAAGCCTAAAGGAAAGCATGCGCATACCCAGAGCCAAATTTTCAAGTATGCTTATGGACAGATTGAGAAGGAAAAGGCAATGGAACAAGACGCCAAGAACCTTACGTTTTCAGGAGTGATATCGATGGCCACCGAAGAAGATATCAAGAAAAGACCCACGATTGAGATTGCTTTCAAAGACCTCACTCTAACATTGAAGGGAAGTAAGAAAAAGCTTTTGAGATGTGTGACAGGAAAGCTCATGGCTGGTCGGGTAGCGGCGGTGATGGGCCCATCTGGCGCGGGCAAGACCACATTCTTGAGTGCTATTGCTGGCAAGGCAACAGGATGCCAGACAACAGGTATGATACTTATAAATGGGAAAACAGAACCTATCCGCTCATACAAACGAATCATTGGCTTCGTCCCACAAGATGATATTGTCCATGGGAACTTAACAGTTCAAGAGAACCTCTGGTTCAATGCAAGATGCAGGTATGCAAAAGTTGAAAACCCTGTCTATAAGATTCCGTACTCATCTAGTTAGTAAATGTAGACTCAATTTCTTTCACATGCCATGTCATGCCCCAGGCTGTCTGCTGACATGTCAAAAGCTGATAAGGTCCTTGTCGTGGAAAGAGTTATCGAGTCCTTGGGGCTTCAACCAGTTCGTGATTCTTTGGTTGGAACTGTTGAACAGCGTGGCATCTCCGGCGGCCAGCGCAAACGAGTAAACGTTGGTCTAGAGATGGTCATGGAACCCTCCGTGCTGATTTTGGATGAGCCAACCTCGGGTTTGGACAGTGCTTCATCCCTACTTTTACTTCGCGCCCTACGTAGGGAAGCTCTTGAGGGTGTAAATATCTCTATGGTTGTTCATCAACCCAGGTTGTTTGCAAATTCATCTTATTGCTGCTTGTATGCTGCCTTAAACTCAATTACTTTAAGGTTGTAACCGGGCTGGTTTTATTTGCAGCTATACATTGTACAGGATGTTTGATGATTTGATACTTCTCGCGAAAGGTGGTTTGACTGTATACCACGGGCCTGTAAAGAAAGTGGAGGAATACTTTTCAGGATTGGGCATTGTTGTGCCAGACCGCGTGAACCCACCGGACTACTACATAGACATCTTGGAAGGAATTGTGAAGCTAGACACAAAAGAACCTGTAAATGTCAAAGATCTCCCTATTAGATGGATGCTGCACAATGGGTATGAAGTTCCACGAGACATGCTGCAGAGTTCTTCTGACTCAGAATCCTCTATTAGGGGGGGAGGAGACCAATATGCCTCAGGTGGTGACACCGGGCAATCTATTGCTGGTGAAGTCTGGGGTAATGTGAAGGACATAGTTGGGCAGAAGAAAGATGAGTATGATTACAATAAAACATCTGAAAACTTATCGAATCGGCGTACTCCTGGTATCCTTAGGCAGTACAAATACTACCTGGGAAGGTAAGATATTCTAACAAGTGGAGACTTTATATTAGCTTCTTTGGTTATTTTTTTTGGTAAACGAATATAATCAACATCCTCGTTCTATGTTATTCAGGTGTGGCAAGCAGCGGCTTCGTGAGGCTAGAATACAAGGAGTTGACTATCTGATACTGGGCCTTGCTGGTATCTGTCTGGGCACACTTGCTAAAGTGAGCGATGAGTCCTTTGGAGCACTTGGCTACACATACACTGTCATAGCCGTGTGTAAGTTTTTATCTTTATCCTGAGACATGGAGTATTCCAAATATGATGTTTATACCATGTAATTGCGTTCATCGTACTTCTCTAAAGGTAGAGTAGGAAAAATGGGTACGGATCAAACTGGTAAGGTGAGTGCAGTATACTTAATTAGGACTCAAAATTAATCTGAACCTGTCATGGAACGAAGATAATTTGCAACATTGTGTTGTATGCTTGAACTTTATTTATAAGCAAGAATCAGAACTTTTAGGTTCATTTGCAAAATAAGCTTCTGTTGGATGCAGCTCTGCTATGCAAGATTGGGGCCCTAAGATCATTTTCGCTTGAGAAAATACACTACTGGAGGGAGAGAGCATCCGGCATGAGCTCACTGGCATACTTCTTATCCAAAGATACAATAGACCACTTCAACACGATTATTAAGCCCATCGTCTACCTCTCCATGTTTTACTTCTTTAACAACCCGAGGTCATCAATCTGGGAAAACTATGTTGTTCTTCTGGCCCTCGTCTACTGCGTGACGGGAATTGGATACACTTTTGCCATCTTTTTCCAGCCTGGTTCTGCACAGCTGGTGAGCTGACATGCTGTTAAATTGGTTGCACATTAAACATAAGCACTTTATGCCTCCATACCCCTTCCGCCCCCAACATCTAGGATATTGGTTGGgtttacatatatatatatatacgtaCTAATGATGCTTTGTTTATGATGACAGTGGTCGGCGCTGCTTCCGGTTGTTCTAACACTAATAGCAACCCAGCAAAAGAACACCTTCTTTGCTAACCTTTGCTACACAAAGTGGGCTTTGGAAGCATTCGTGATTGCAAATGCTCAGAAGTACTCTGGAGTATGGCTCATAACGCGGTGTGGCTCGCTGTTGAATAGTGGGTATGACATCAACGACAAGATTTTGTGCATAGTCGTTCTTGTAGCGAACGGGGTGATATTTCGGTGCGTGGCTTTCTTCTGCATGGTGATCTTCCAAAAGCACTAATGGATGAGCATGGTCTGTTATGGGTTTATGCAGTTTGATCTGTATGAGGTTTGTTAGTTTTTGTCTATCGGTTTATCAGTCCAGAGATGCTAGTATATGTAACATAGCAGCTGATTTGTTCATTATGGCATGTAGCTAGCACGTAGAAGAACAATACATGCGTTGTGTATGTGTTCTTTACCACAGTTAGGATGAAGCCATCCATGTAGATATAGACACATAAACAAGTTGTTcagtgaaaagaaaagaaagtaaAATCCTTGAGGTATATATGTTGTTTGTAAATTTTTAGGAATTATTCTTCTCTAGCTAAGTATAGAGATTCAGGGTTATCCTTTCCCCATGAGCCTCCCTAAGTACTCCACCTCCCCATGCCTAACAAACACTTCAACCGATTACCGCCATTGTTGGCGGAAGAAGCCAAATGAAACTCACTTCATCGTAAGCCCATAGACTAGCTCGCAACCACCATGCCATCGGTTCAAAGGAGGTGATGTGTAGCCATCTAAATGAAGTGAAAGACGCTGTATTGGCGATGATCTTAGGTGCCACTCCCTTACTTGGAGTTATCATTGTGACATCCCAACCACCCTCATCCTTTTAATGGGTTCTCCAAATGAACATCAAGATCTCTCTCTTTTATGAGGGACCATAGGCTTTAGGCTTAGTCCTAGAAGGTTGAATGCTTTCGCTACGCCCCATAACATAAATGCTAAGAAACTTCTTGACCTTAGAGCATGAAAGTGATTTCATTAGTTGCCCAAAATTGTGCTAGGTATCGTAACTTCCTGTGAGCTTCTTTAGGTGCACATTTTGATTTCCTCCTATTTTTGAGAAATCATTTGATGGGAAGCCTTGGAGATCCTCTTATAAATCCCGAGTCCTCAAGACAGCAAGGCCATACGATCATACACGCAGCATAAATTTACTAGTCGGCATCACGAAATGTCAACACTCTTGTCCAGTGATCATCATCCAGGTTTCCTATCCTTTCCAAATGTTGCATTAAAGGCTTTAAGAGCCAATGGTGATCATGGTGCGGATGAACTTGCTATTTGTACGTACTTTCAGcccattttgtttttttatttgttttctttttattttttacttCATATTTGAGTTTTATTTAGGGATCATGTTGTGTTCATTTTCATGTCTCCCCTCCCCCTTTCTCTTATCATTTCATGTTTCGTATATAATTTGATGTTTCgttcttttctattttattttgtaaaattttccctttctttttggGTGTGCATTTTACAATGTTCTAGTGTTGTGGTTGACACTAATTTGGCTACTAGAGAGACAAAATAACTTGAAAATTAAGATATTCCTCCTCATAAGATGTCAGCGATAAAATTTACTACTACTTAAAAAAAGAACGAAGTATA
Proteins encoded:
- the LOC120669280 gene encoding ABC transporter G family member 28-like; this encodes MASFLVLLLLLFLSATAAADADAAVNPRRRSLAAQTNKGTMASLATGNPMVVGVMNDRLKALTTSFAQQMGREFHYCIKNMDQEWNTAYNFSSDPTFLTNCMKKTDGDLPQRVCTAAEMKFYFESFLESNGRKNYVRPNKNCNLTSWIDGCEPGWSCSAGKDQEVNLKDAVNIPSRTLDCSGCCAGFFCPHGLTCMIPCPLGAYCPESTLNKTSGVCDPYHYQPPAGKPNHTCGGADRWADVISTDDVFCPPGYYCPSTIQKLDCSSGFYCRKGSTSQTKCFNKGSCKPNSANQDITIFGALLVGALCFLLLIIYNFSGQLLMNREKKQAKSREAAVRHARETAAARERWKTAKDVAKKHAAGLQSSLSRTFSRKKTLRSHESSKGGMPSSESTDGPSTEPGGKKESLTEMVRSLDENPEKGEGFHVQIGEKKKPKGKHAHTQSQIFKYAYGQIEKEKAMEQDAKNLTFSGVISMATEEDIKKRPTIEIAFKDLTLTLKGSKKKLLRCVTGKLMAGRVAAVMGPSGAGKTTFLSAIAGKATGCQTTGMILINGKTEPIRSYKRIIGFVPQDDIVHGNLTVQENLWFNARCRLSADMSKADKVLVVERVIESLGLQPVRDSLVGTVEQRGISGGQRKRVNVGLEMVMEPSVLILDEPTSGLDSASSLLLLRALRREALEGVNISMVVHQPSYTLYRMFDDLILLAKGGLTVYHGPVKKVEEYFSGLGIVVPDRVNPPDYYIDILEGIVKLDTKEPVNVKDLPIRWMLHNGYEVPRDMLQSSSDSESSIRGGGDQYASGGDTGQSIAGEVWGNVKDIVGQKKDEYDYNKTSENLSNRRTPGILRQYKYYLGRCGKQRLREARIQGVDYLILGLAGICLGTLAKVSDESFGALGYTYTVIAVSLLCKIGALRSFSLEKIHYWRERASGMSSLAYFLSKDTIDHFNTIIKPIVYLSMFYFFNNPRSSIWENYVVLLALVYCVTGIGYTFAIFFQPGSAQLWSALLPVVLTLIATQQKNTFFANLCYTKWALEAFVIANAQKYSGVWLITRCGSLLNSGYDINDKILCIVVLVANGVIFRCVAFFCMVIFQKH